A portion of the Ricinus communis isolate WT05 ecotype wild-type chromosome 10, ASM1957865v1, whole genome shotgun sequence genome contains these proteins:
- the LOC8285718 gene encoding probable 3-beta-hydroxysteroid-Delta(8),Delta(7)-isomerase, with translation MEGQAHPYVPTDLKLEDYVPVFLSQSTILAVFGTSSLVLVSLVWFISGSSRKAAKIDRWLMCWWAFTGLTHIILEGYFVFSPEFYKDKTSFYLAEVWKEYSKGDSRYAARDSAVVAVEGLTAVLEGPASLLAVYAIAAGKSYSYILQFAISLGQLYGTAVYFLTPYLDGYNYASSPYYHYAYYIGANASWVVIPSLICIRSWKKICAAFQVQGQRKTKSG, from the exons ATGGAGGGGCAAGCGCATCCGTACGTGCCCACAGATCTGAAACTGGAGGACTACGTCCCTGTATTTCTCTCACAGTCGACAATCCTTGCCGTCTTCGGAACCTCGTCCCTTGTCCTCGTCTCCCTCGTCTGGTTCATTTCtg GAAGTTCGCGTAAAGCAGCTAAAATTGATAGATGGTTGATGTGCTGGTGGGCCTTCACTGGTCTCACACACATTATCCTAGAgggttattttgttttctcccCTGAGTTTTACAAGGATAAGACTTCTTTTTATCTTGCTGAAGTTT GGAAAGAATACAGTAAAGGTGATTCAAGATATGCTGCAAGAGATTCTGCAGTAGTGGCTGTGGAAGGATTGACCGCAGTTTTAGAGGGTCCAGCAAGTCTTCTGGCAGT CTATGCTATTGCTGCTGGGAAGTCGTATAGCTACATACTTCAGTTTGCCATTTCACTCGGGCAGCTTTATGGAACTGCTGTATATTTCCTAACTCCCTACTTGGATGGCTATAACTATGCATCGAGTCCATATTACCATTATGCATACTACATCGGTGCTAATGCTTCCTGGGTTGTTATACCATCACTCATTTGTATCCGTAGCTGGAAGAAGATATGTGCAGCATTTCAAGTGCAAGGCCAGAGAAAGACCAAAAGTGGTTGA
- the LOC8285723 gene encoding uncharacterized protein LOC8285723, which produces MGRKFMNLQMIPWCLQLMGNHISCVHIRPEPPAGTVKLIKSDGLVKIYDRPIHVSELLHEYPKHLVCRSDSFYIGQKIPALSENDQLQLGHKYFLLPKHCFQSVLSFVTIASFVTTSQPQLPHSSTSTPRDSTNALLKKAATCRAFDIQKSPSGCLRIRVSDEFISQLLEEGKMEEDDRKITSRVCTTPQLQKDYGLLVRSRQWKPKLETIREKEKRKLSNSFGMKRRKKSLSSSKGTTQKANKSSEYRLHPTSTSKPSSKSKSKIKMKMKLRK; this is translated from the coding sequence ATGGGCAGGAAATTCATGAATCTCCAAATGATTCCGTGGTGCCTTCAGCTAATGGGGAACCACATATCCTGCGTGCATATCAGGCCAGAGCCACCTGCTGGGACTGTGAAGCTCATAAAATCGGACGGGCTCGTCAAGATCTACGACAGACCCATCCATGTCTCTGAGCTACTGCACGAGTATCCTAAGCACCTCGTATGCCGCTCCGATTCTTTCTACATTGGCCAGAAGATTCCAGCTCTTTCTGAGAACGACCAGCTTCAACTGGGTCACAAGTACTTTCTCCTGCCTAAACATTGTTTCCAGTCTGTCTTATCTTTTGTCACCATCGCTTCTTTCGTCACCACCTCCCAGCCACAGCTGCCCCACTCCTCCACCAGCACCCCCCGTGATTCAACAAACGCTCTTCTAAAGAAAGCTGCCACTTGCCGAGCCTTCGACATCCAAAAATCTCCATCTGGGTGCCTTAGAATACGTGTCTCCGATGAGTTTATTTCTCAGTTGTTGGAAGAAGGCAAAATGGAGGAGGATGATCGTAAAATCACGAGTAGAGTATGCACCACTCCTCAGTTACAAAAAGATTACGGTTTGCTTGTTAGGTCACGGCAATGGAAACCTAAACTAGAGACCATTAGAGAGAAGGAGAAGAGGAAGCTTTCTAATTCATTTGGTATGAAGAGAAGGAAGAAATCTCTGTCGTCTTCTAAAGGGACGACACAAAAGGCCAACAAATCTTCAGAATACCGCCTTCACCCGACATCCACCTCCAAGCCCTCTTCGAAATCCAAGTCCAAGATCAAGATGAAgatgaaattaagaaaatga
- the LOC8285722 gene encoding heavy metal-associated isoprenylated plant protein 45 isoform X2 codes for MDCEGCEKRIRRAISKMEGVDSLEIDMDRQKVTVTGYVDQRKVLKVVRRTGRKAEFWPFPYDVEYYPYAAQYLDETTYTTSYNYYRHGFNESVHGYFPDQAYETVDDNTVHLFSEDNVHAYCTIM; via the exons ATGGACTGCGAAGGATGCGAGAAGAGAATAAGAAGAGCAATCTCCAAAATGGAAG GGGTTGATAGCTTGGAAATAGACATGGATAGGCAGAAGGTGACGGTAACAGGATATGTGGATCAGAGAAAGGTCCTGAAGGTAGTGAGAAGAACAGGAAGGAAGGCTGAGTTTTGGCCATTCCCCTATGACGTTGAATATTATCCTTATGCAGCTCAGTACTTGGATGAAACCACCTACACAACTTCCTACAACTATTACAGGCATGGGTTCAATGAAAGCGTGCATGGATATTTTCCTGACCAGGCCTATGAGACCGTTGATGATAACACAGTTCATCTTTTCAGTGAAGATAATGTTCATGCCTATTGCACCATTATGTGA
- the LOC107260751 gene encoding pentatricopeptide repeat-containing protein DOT4, chloroplastic-like, whose amino-acid sequence MMDAHLLSSPIHNFLRFDPSPPTPTLHLQLHSRRRSLTPLRLLKSAHSAFPLQPLDEIPLSDTFAWNNLIHSHLTNRDPFSALSIYLHMLLRGALPDRRTFPRVLNASRLSTNLFLGKQIHAQALKFGFSSDPYVISSLIDFYGHLDSTDAARSLFDNSPSKNSVSWTVLARLYLMQNKPDVVLSLFYQMLDFNSLFDPVALATALRACGMLRSMHHGKILHGFAKKCRLEFDILVSNSLLKMYVDCHCIEDARATFHQMPTKDIISWTEIINGYVKIGEFNEALKLFRQMNIAGIRPDSLSLSTILPACARPAAHKLGREIHAYLLRNGIELNLMLQNALIDMYVKSGFMESASLIFVRMKEKDVISWTVMILGFSLHGQGELGVELFRRLEKDPSIEIDQYIYAAVLRCCTTACMVEEGKLYFGCIKEPNVTHYALMVALLARAALFDEATTFIQEHQIGGCGEVLRALLDGCQIHQQVKIAKQVIEQLGELEPLNAENYVLLSNWYAANTRWEKVEKLKEKIKAMGLKIKKAYSWIEHRNKVHAFATGDLSHPRSEIIYGKIQCLMKELEVREHGLAPIFSLHDVEEERECTQIKHSEMLALCFGLISTQAGATIRVVKNHRVCHSCHECAKTISKIVEREIIIKDSYCFHHFKDGICSCRDLW is encoded by the coding sequence ATGATGGATGCCCATCTCCTTTCATCTCCTATCCACAATTTCCTCAGATTTGATCCTTCTCCTCCTACTCCTACGTTACATTTACAATTACATTCCCGGCGGCGTTCCCTTACTCCTCTACGGTTGCTCAAATCTGCTCATTCCGCATTCCCCCTCCAACCGCTCGATGAAATTCCTCTCTCCGATACCTTTGCTTGGAACAATCTTATCCACTCCCATTTGACCAATCGAGACCCCTTTTCTGCTCTCTCCATTTATCTTCACATGCTCCTCCGGGGTGCTCTTCCTGACAGACGCACTTTTCCCCGTGTTTTAAACGCCTCTCGCCTTTCCACCAACCTCTTTCTTGGCAAACAGATTCATGCCCAGGCTCTTAAATTCGGATTCTCTTCTGATCCCTACGtcatttcttctttaattgaTTTCTATGGCCATCTCGATTCCACTGACGCTGCTCGATCCCTGTTTGATAATTCTCCTTCCAAGAATTCTGTTTCTTGGACTGTCCTCGCTAGGTTGTATCTGATGCAAAATAAGCCCGACGTTGtcctttctttgttttatcAAATGCTTGATTTCAATTCTCTTTTTGATCCTGTAGCTTTGGCAACAGCCCTTCGTGCCTGTGGTATGTTAAGATCAATGCATCATGGGAAAATTCTTCATGGCTTTGCCAAGAAATGTCGATTGGAGTTTGACATTCTGGTTAGCAATTCACTCTTGAAAATGTACGTTGATTGTCACTGTATCGAAGATGCTCGGGCTACTTTCCATCAAATGCCAACTAAAGATATTATTTCATGGACTGAAATCATAAATGGGTATGTAAAGATAGGGGAATTTAATGAAGCTCTCAAATTGTTTCGACAGATGAATATTGCTGGAATCAGACCAGACTCGCTCTCACTCTCTACCATTCTCCCTGCTTGTGCAAGACCAGCAGCTCATAAGCTTGGGAGAGAGATTCATGCTTACTTGCTAAGAAACGGTATAGAACTCAATCTTATGCTCCAAAATGCTCTTATTGACATGTACGTTAAATCAGGATTCATGGAGTCAGCTTCGTTGATTTTTGTTCGGATGAAGGAGAAGGATGTAATTTCATGGACTGTGATGATATTAGGCTTTAGCTTACACGGCCAAGGTGAACTTGGAGTAGAGTTGTTCCGCAGGCTGGAGAAAGACCCCAGCATAGAGATTGATCAATACATTTATGCAGCTGTCCTCCGTTGTTGTACTACTGCGTGCATGGTTGAGGAAGGAAAGTTATACTTTGGTTGTATTAAGGAACCTAATGTCACACATTACGCCTTGATGGTTGCTCTTTTAGCTCGAGCAGCACTTTTTGACGAAGCAACCACATTTATTCAAGAGCATCAGATTGGAGGATGTGGAGAGGTACTGAGAGCACTGCTAGATGGGTGCCAAATCCACCAGCAAGTGAAAATAGCAAAGCAGGTTATTGAGCAACTTGGTGAGTTGGAACCTCTTAATGCTGAAAACTACGTGTTACTGTCCAATTGGTATGCTGCCAACACAAGATGGGAAAAGGTcgaaaaattgaaagaaaagattaaagcTATGGGTTTGAAGATTAAGAAAGCTTATAGTTGGATAGAACACCGCAATAAGGTGCACGCATTTGCAACAGGAGATTTATCCCACCCAAGATCAGAGATAATATATGGGAAGATACAATGTTTAATGAAGGAACTGGAAGTTAGAGAACACGGGCTTGCTCCCATTTTTAGCCTCCATGATGTAGAAGAAGAGCGGGAGTGCACTCAAATTAAGCACAGTGAAATGTTGGCTCTTTGTTTCGGGCTCATCAGCACACAGGCAGGGGCAACAATTCGGGTCGTCAAGAACCATCGTGTGTGCCACAGCTGCCATGAGTGTGCAAAGACTATTTCTAAGATAGTTGAgagagaaataataataaaagactcGTATTGCTTCCATCATTTCAAGGATGGAATTTGTTCCTGCAGAGATTTATGGTGA
- the LOC8285721 gene encoding DNA replication licensing factor MCM2, translating into MASSSPPESPTSAGFNTDQLPHNTSQNFTDDDDEASVDPEIIRDEPDEPQEEEEEGEDLFNDNFMDDYRRMEEHDQYESVGLDDSVEDERDLDQIMNDRRAAEVELDARDSRLTNRKLPRLLHDHDTDDDSYRPPKRSRADFRPPSSQQSHDDTDAMQSSPGRSQRHHSRDDVPMTDDYPFEDEDGDEGDEFEVYRVQGTLREWVTRDEVRRFIAKKFKEFLLTYVKKDHDDFEYVRLINEMVSANKCSLEIDYKQFIFVHPNIAIWLADAPQSVLEVMEDVAASVVFSLHPNYKNIHQKIYVRITSLPVYDQIRNIRQIHLNTMIRIGGVVTRRSGVFPQLQQVKYDCNKCGAILGPFFQSSYSEVKVGSCPECQSKGPFTVNIEQTIYRNYQKLTLQESPGIVPAGRLPRYKEVILLNDLIDCARPGEEIEVTGIYTNNFDLSLNTKNGFPVFATVIEANHVTKKQDLFSAYKLTQEDKEEIEKLAKDPRIGERIIKSIAPSIYGHEDIKTALALAMFGGQEKNVEGKHRLRGDINVLLLGDPGTAKSQFLKYVEKTGQRAVYTTGKGASAVGLTAAVHKDPVTREWTLEGGALVLADKGICLIDEFDKMNDQDRVSIHEAMEQQSISISKAGIVTSLQARCSVIAAANPVGGRYDSSKTFSQNVELTDPIISRFDILCVVKDVVDPVADEMLAKFVVDSHFRSQPKGGNTDDLSESQEDILASARPVDPEILPQDLLKKYLTYAKLNVFPRLHDSDMEKLTQVYAELRRESSRGQGVPIAVRHIESMIRMSEAHARMHLRQHVTEEDVDMAIRVLLNSFISTQKYGVQRALQKSFRKYITYKMDYNRMLLNLLQELVNRALRFEEIISGSISGLSHIDVKVEDLRNMAEERGISDLSPFFTSNDFLAANFELDNDRQVIKHRLPRRS; encoded by the exons ATGGCGTCCTCGAGTCCTCCAGAATCCCCTACCTCAGCAGGATTCAATACCGATCAGCTCCCCCACAACACAAGCCAGAACTTCACAGACGACGACGATGAGGCCTCCGTCGATCCCGAAATCATTAGAGATGAGCCTGATGAACCTCAAGAGGAAGAGGAGGAAGGAGAGGATCTATTCAATGATAATTTCATGGA TGACTATCGGAGAATGGAAGAGCATGATCAGTACGAATCGGTAGGATTGGATGACTCAGTTGAAGACGAAAGGGATTTGGATCAGATAATGAACGATCGCAGGGCTGCTGAGGTTGAGCTCGATGCCCGTGATTCCCGCCTTACCAACCGCAAGCTTCCTCGTCTTCTTCATGATCATG ATACTGATGATGACAGCTATAGGCCTCCAAAGAGGTCTAGAGCTGATTTTAGGCCTCCATCCTCTCAGCAAAGCCATGACGATACTGATGCTATGCAAAGCTCCCCTGGCCGGTCACAGCGCCATCACTCAAGGGACGATGTGCCCATGACTGATGATTATCCTTTTGAG GATGAAGATGGCGATGAGGGCGACGAGTTTGAAGTGTATCGAGTCCAAGGGACTCTAAGAGAGTGGGTCACCAGGGATGAAGTGCGCCGTTTTATTGCTAAGAAGTTCAAGGAATTTCTACTTACATATGTCAAGAAAGACCATGATGATTTTGAATACGTACGTCTCATAAATGAGATGGTATCAG CTAATAAGTGCAGCTTGGAGATTGATTACAAACAATTTATCTTTGTCCATCCCAATATTGCCATCTGGCTTGCCGATGCTCCTCAATCCGTCCTAGAAGTCATGGAAGATGTAGCTGCAAGTGTTGTCTTTAGCTTACACCCAAACTACAAAAATATCCATCAGAAGATCTATGTCCGCATTACCAGCTTACCAGTTTATGATCAGATCCGTAATATCAG ACAGATCCATTTAAACACCATGATTCGTATCGGGGGAGTTGTCACTAGACGTTCTGGAGTATTCCCACAGTTGCAACAGGTGAAATATGATTGCAACAAGTGTGGGGCAATCTTAGGACCCTTCTTTCAGAGTTCCTATTCAGAAGTTAAGGTTGGCTCTTGCCCTGAATGCCAGTCAAAAGGACCATTCACTGTTAATATTGAGCAG ACAATTTACCGGAACTACCAGAAACTTACGCTCCAGGAAAGTCCTGGAATTGTGCCTGCTGGTCGGCTTCCCAGATACAAAGAAGTGATACTGTTGAATGATTTGATTGATTGTGCCCGTCCCGGGGAAGAGATC GAGGTCACTGGCATTTACACAAATAACTTTGACTTATCTTTGAACACAAAGAACGGTTTTCCTGTCTTTGCCACTGTCATTGAAGCTAACCATGTAACAAAGAAGCAGGACCTCTTTTCTGCTTACAAACTAACACAGGAGGACAAAGAAGAGATTGAGAAGCTTGCTAAAGACCCGAGGATAGGAGAAAGG ATTATCAAATCAATTGCTCCATCAATCTATGGCCACGAGGACATTAAAACTGCATTAGCTCTTGCCATGTTTGGAGGTCAAGAGAAAAATGTTGAAGGGAAGCACAGACTCAGAGGAGACATCAATGTTCTTCTCTTAGGTGATCCAGGCACAGCAAAATCTCAATTTTTGAA GTATGTTGAAAAGACTGGACAGAGGGCTGTGTACACTACTGGTAAAGGAGCTTCGGCTGTAGGTCTAACTGCAGCAGTGCACAAGGACCCGGTGACAAGAGAGTGGACCCTGGAAGGAGGTGCCCTTGTTTTGGCTGACAAGGGGATCTGTCTTATCGATGAGTTTGACAAGATGAATGATCAGGATAG GGTGAGTATCCATGAAGCCATGGAGCAGCAGAGTATTAGCATATCAAAGGCAGGTATAGTTACTTCTCTGCAGGCTCGCTGCTCTGTCATTGCTGCTGCAAATCCTGTTGGAGGAAG ATATGATTCCTCGAAAACATTTTCACAGAACGTTGAGTTGACTGATCCCATCATTTCTCGTTTTGACATCCTCTGCGTTGTTAAG GATGTGGTTGACCCAGTTGCAGATGAGATGCTTGCAAAGTTCGTGGTAGATAGTCATTTTAGGTCACAACCTAAGGGTGGTAACACAGACGACTTGAGTGAGTCCCAGGAAGATATCCTAGCATCTGCTAGGCCTGTTGATCCAGAG ATTCTTCCTCAAGATTTGCTGAAGAAATACTTAACTTATGCCAAGTTGAATGTATTCCCAAGGTTGCATGATTCTGATATGGAGAAACTGACGCAAGTTTATGCTGAACTAAGGAGAGAGTCTTCG CGTGGCCAGGGAGTTCCAATAGCAGTGAGGCACATAGAATCAATGATACGAATGTCTGAAGCGCATGCTAGAATGCATCTCAGACAGCATGTTACGGAAGAAGACGTGGACATGGCAATACGAGTTCTACTaaattctttcatttcaaCACAAAAATATGGGGTGCAGAGGGCTCTGCAGAAG AGTTTCAGAAAGTACATCACCTACAAGATGGATTACAATAGAATGCTTCTCAATCTACTGCAAGAGCTTGTGAATAGAGCACTGCGCTTTGAAGAAATTATATCTGGTTCTATTTCAGGGCTTAGCCACATTGATGTGAAAGTAGAGGATTTGCGGAACATG GCGGAAGAACGTGGAATCAGTGATCTAAGCCCCTTCTTCACAAGTAATGATTTTTTGGCAgcaaattttgagttggataATGATCGTCAGGTGATTAAGCATCGTCTTCCAAGACGCTCATAA
- the LOC8285719 gene encoding protein SRC2 homolog: MEWSSLELKLISCRDLRAFNLFQKLSVYAVVSSFNDELKKKDAEDRQKTPVDTQGGRHPEWNHSMHFDLEPVSLADHLFLKFKLRCAGVIFGKRTIGEVRVPFKDLIDEYSGTVRFMSYQVRSGDGKPSGVLNFSYRLKGKSKEKEDDCPCATGESEKVKEEADDVQPQPRLYPSLEDIHSPLPSHYPVQESPLGLAVDHRHPSPATYYCWYTSETAGYGYSVGAAGWAN; this comes from the coding sequence ATGGAGTGGTCCTCTCTTGAACTCAAACTAATTTCTTGCAGGGATCTCCGAGCCTTCAATCTCTTCCAGAAGCTATCTGTTTATGCAGTGGTCTCCAGTTTTAATGACGAGCTAAAGAAGAAGGATGCGGAGGATCGCCAAAAAACTCCCGTGGATACTCAAGGAGGCAGACATCCTGAATGGAATCACTCGATGCATTTTGATCTCGAACCCGTCTCACTTGCTGATCACCTATTCCTTAAATTCAAATTGCGCTGCGCAGGGGTCATCTTTGGGAAAAGAACGATCGGCGAAGTTCGCGTTCCTTTCAAGGATTTGATTGATGAATATAGTGGCACAGTCAGGTTTATGAGCTATCAGGTTCGAAGCGGCGACGGCAAGCCGAGTGGAGTGTTGAATTTTTCCTATAGGCTGAAGGGAAAGTCTAAGGAGAAGGAAGACGATTGTCCTTGTGCGACAGGTGAGTCGGAGAAAGTGAAAGAGGAGGCTGATGATGTCCAACCACAACCGCGCTTATATCCGTCGCTGGAAGACATCCACTCTCCTTTGCCATCTCACTATCCCGTACAAGAATCTCCATTGGGTTTGGCAGTGGATCATCGCCATCCATCTCCAGCAACATACTACTGCTGGTACACATCCGAGACTGCAGGGTATGGTTACAGTGTAGGTGCAGCTGGTTGGGCAAATTAG
- the LOC8285722 gene encoding heavy metal-associated isoprenylated plant protein 45 isoform X1 — MFGRRSGSSKPSNAMSIVELSVHMDCEGCEKRIRRAISKMEGVDSLEIDMDRQKVTVTGYVDQRKVLKVVRRTGRKAEFWPFPYDVEYYPYAAQYLDETTYTTSYNYYRHGFNESVHGYFPDQAYETVDDNTVHLFSEDNVHAYCTIM, encoded by the exons ATGTTTGGACGGCGTTCTGGGAGTTCAAAACCATCAAATGCCATGTCT ATTGTGGAGCTTTCTGTTCATATGGACTGCGAAGGATGCGAGAAGAGAATAAGAAGAGCAATCTCCAAAATGGAAG GGGTTGATAGCTTGGAAATAGACATGGATAGGCAGAAGGTGACGGTAACAGGATATGTGGATCAGAGAAAGGTCCTGAAGGTAGTGAGAAGAACAGGAAGGAAGGCTGAGTTTTGGCCATTCCCCTATGACGTTGAATATTATCCTTATGCAGCTCAGTACTTGGATGAAACCACCTACACAACTTCCTACAACTATTACAGGCATGGGTTCAATGAAAGCGTGCATGGATATTTTCCTGACCAGGCCTATGAGACCGTTGATGATAACACAGTTCATCTTTTCAGTGAAGATAATGTTCATGCCTATTGCACCATTATGTGA
- the LOC8285720 gene encoding uncharacterized protein LOC8285720, translating into MKKKASVILKQIVALVSSVAKAKSLAIKSKTSAVKARLIMFSMMKSKKVLLGSISDKIHTILGQDEKDRQYENGEEQSKAIVLYNNALADEDDKYPDLRHTLFDEEEEFNDPGGSVIDLVKNSKDEGEDFSLEDEIDHVADLFIMRFHKQMRLQKLESFKRFQEMLARSV; encoded by the coding sequence atgaagaagaaagcaTCTGTTATCTTGAAACAGATAGTGGCATTGGTGAGTTCAGTTGCAAAGGCCAAGTCCTTGGCTATTAAGAGCAAAACGAGCGCAGTTAAGGCTCGTCTTATCATGTTTTCTATGATGAAGAGCAAGAAGGTTTTGCTGGGTTCCATCTCTGACAAGATACATACCATTCTTGGGCAGGACGAAAAAGATAGGCAGTACGAGAATGGGGAGGAGCAAAGCAAGGCGATCGTTCTCTACAATAATGCCTTGGCAGACGAAGATGATAAGTACCCTGATCTGAGGCACACGCTGTTTGATGAAGAGGAGGAGTTCAATGACCCAGGAGGGTCCGTCATTGATTTGGTGAAGAATTCCAAGGATGAAGGAGAAGATTTCAGTTTGGAAGATGAAATTGATCATGTTGCAGATTTGTTCATCATGAGATTTCACAAGCAGATGCGTTTACAGAAGCTGGAATCCTTTAAGAGGTTTCAAGAGATGCTTGCCAGAAGCGTTTAA